One Dunckerocampus dactyliophorus isolate RoL2022-P2 chromosome 6, RoL_Ddac_1.1, whole genome shotgun sequence genomic window, gacCCGCCCACCCCCTCAGTGGAACCTGTTCTCGGATTCGAGTTGCGACACCGGTCAGGAGAGTCGTTGTACCGAGGATGCGATGTTGGGAAGCTACTACTTTTCCTCCAAAGCACGGCATGCTACGCCCGAACAACCGGAGAGAAACAGCCGTTAGCCGCCGTCATCGACATCCTATGTGCTTGATATGCGGGAGTAGGTAGGACTCGTTTGTCTTTTGTTGCAACAACATTTCTTCCAACCACCAGACGTGAAAGAGGCCTTCGCTTGGACAAACTAACGGTGTGTTTAACATCCAATCAGACACAGAAACGCTTCAATGTCCTTCgtctttttcatgtttttctttctcaCATTAGAGGACGGCGATTCTTGTTTTCCTCGCCGTGTGACCATGCGAGGAATTCGGCTCTTCGTAGAGGAATGTTTGGCTCGCTGGAGTTAGCTCGATGTAAGCTACACAACATTTAGTATTGGTATCGTGAATATGTGATGGTTATTGAGTCATAATTATTAAATTTATGTGAGTGAGCTAATGGAAATAGACGATGCTGTTTGGATGAAaacgccactttttttttttttgctatcagACATGGTATACCCCTGACAGCTACTTGCTGCTAAACAAAAAGTGTTCATAAATGTTTTTCCAGCTTTTCCATCTTGAAATTCCTCGGCAGGGCCAACAGTAACACCATGTTAGTGGCTTCTGCCGTGGTGGTGTGGGAATGGCTGAACGAACACGGTCGGTGGCGGCCCTACAGCTCCGTCGTCTCCCATCAAATTGAGGCGGCCATTCGGAGTGGAGATACCCGCGGGGGGAGCGTCATCCTCGGCCAGGTGGAGAGTCGACTCTCTCCGTACATCATTGACCTCCAGTCTATGCATCAGTTCCGACAAGACACAGGTTAGATCTGTATCGTATTACTAGAAGAAGAGGAGATGATTAATCTCCCTTTCACTGTATTATTATCAGCCTCGGCcaattatgtttattttaaataaatagttatAGTTACTGGTTACTTTACCGAGAAAGTCATTGAATTAGTAGGGGAGGTGGGTTGCTTCTTCATAAATGCAGGTAattaccagggaaagtaattattacattactttttggaaaaagctTGAAAAATGTGGCTTGTGTCGTTACATACCAGTGCATGGCAGTGAGTGGTGAAGTTCATGGCAGGTGAGGCACGTTAAATGTTATTAGAGGTTGCTAAGAATCACCAAAAATAAAAGACTTAAGATACTTCTTAGGcccatttacattttaaactgaaaaacatttacgttcatatctttttttaatctgtactgtatatatttagtctatttataaatatgagtatttatatacattgtacatgtatatcggggtggaaacactttttcagtaTGCAAAGTACGGAGTCAAAATGATTTCTcgcttactataaaacatataactaatatattaatatattatataatgttAATATATTAAATCtaacctgtaaactttgaaactactaaaataaatactaatgattagtatttcacattcacagttttaaAGTTTCCAGgtaataaaaatagtttatcattcaataattaGAGTAATAActagacaacaaaaaaaaatctgagattttgagtcgaaaatttacgagaaagaagtcttacatttatgagaaaaaaacctcataaatgtacgactttattctcgtaattttacaagaaaaagtcataaatttacgagaaagaagTCTTAATagcaaaggtcacataagtcccctcTTTTtacagctgtctcaggcaatgcctgttacgacggagtattaaaataatcagagatttggagaataaagtcgtaaatttacgagacaatattcgtaaatttacgagaaataaCTTGTAACTTTATGCTAAAGGGCTAAAAATGCGAATCTGTtaatgctcaactgctctgttttgctgccacgttataaataaaatctcgtctgaagcaagaggaaagtttccttccttcctgaagagctatgacacgtaatgttacgactttttttctcgtaaagttacgactttttgttctcgtaaatttacgccgttattctcgaaatctcagattttttttgtttcccaatgtggccctaatactctgtcgtaacaattcaattcagtatggcaataaagataattacacatagtTGTGTACATGACCTGAGTTGTGGTCAGTCAAAATGGCTATGTAGCGTTCATTGTACATACAGCTCATGTGTTACGTACAGTTAGCACTTGCTATCAAGCATTACCAAtatgcaagaaataaaaatgattatgcaaaagacaatgcagccaaagtcaaggtaACATACTAagaaggtttcagcaatgggcatattttccattttaatcATGAAGTAATAGTTTCACAAACTAAAGTGTTTCTATaatggagttcaggacgcggagcagagccatcaaacagttgactttttttcgacataactagccgctacaagtgaacggacaACTTTTGTTATAAACATAAGCATCTTAcagctgagttagtttatccgtaactGGATTAATAACGATGAAAGTTTCATTTCCGTGTGGCTTGTTTGTTCACAACCTACGTTGCCGCAGAGGTGCAGcagtgaatcaggaggggagcttaatgtcagctgattgATGTCATAAGACATCTACGAGTGACGTTTCTGACGTGAGTGACACATGCGTTCGATGTAATGGGCGCCCCTGCTCTCAAGCACTATCTGTAACGGAAAGTTATATACTCATTTTGGGTAAACTTGCACTCATTCATTCCCAAAGACGtacttatatttttttataaacccgaacactCGATCCCAActacgtatttttttttttgcgcgcGAGGCAAAAAGAGATGACGCAACTtttcactaatggatttcagttcagagcaattttaagacataaaagcaGCCACAAGGTGGTAGGACTGCATTTgttaagagctcggcagggatcatgtggacggaaaagtcacacatgacaggaaggagggagtgagagagcgtggaggagtgtggcATGCAGAAGGTCACTCACTGTAGGGAGATTgtaacgcacacacacgtgcacacacatgtagttaagttccaaatgtgaaaattgtaaatagttcacgatgttaaatgtttttttaaaatgtaaaacaaccattttttgtgttgtttatgtcggtatagttgtttagatatttgagctgtcacaaaagcaaaaaatgtttgtgtcaaagtgaaagataTGCTTGGAATGtatcttttctcccttttctagtcaggaaccgatattttcctgaaaattaCCCATGTTCGGAAAAGGgcagaaacaaacattttttttctgatgaaagacggtagtatagtctttcttttggtaggttccacgtgtatttagccatagaacacaatgttctgtgtgccttcaaagatcagtcaaaatcgtctagaatggccggtactgaaggggttgtcttttgaaaaatgtctgggactgAATGAGCTAAAGGAATTCTTAAGAAACGTTTCATTTATAGAggaagtaaaaaatgaaaactgGTCAGATTACAATTTTGAAACTCTTAGTCCGATGCGGTGCAGTTGTACCCCACTGCAAATGACAGCCATACTGCTAAGCATAGAGGAAAACCGGAGCCTAATAATACATCTACCCTGCGATTCTTTCTACACTCGTGTGGATGTGTTTGTCTTGCAGTTCGCCACTAATAAAATGGAAAGTTTACAGACAATTAATATTCTAATGTGAACGTACAGTAATTGTAGGGAGATTTGCTGTTTTGTAAAAATGAGGGGAATGTCTTATAATGAGGTTGATGTTGTAAAACTGACTTGTCATCAGTTCATTTGAGGGGTTTTTGCAGAAACCTTTGTGCTCCCGTTGATTCAACAGCATGTCGCTCCAGCTGGGCTTGCTGAAGGAGTTACATTCCCAGACCCCCACAAAGCCACAGGGCAGTAGGGTCACGGAGGGGGGCAGGAGTAAGTTGTGGGATTCCCCAGAGACTACTGGAGGGGCTTCAACTGTGGTGTCGAGGGTTGCCAGTTGCCCTTTTGCATTTTCCAAACAGAGGAACAACAACATTTCCCATTTTCTCTTTCTGACAGTTTTCCAGGGAGAAGGAAGTGTCTCGTTGAACATAGAAAACAAGAAAACTCCTAAGCACACTGAAGGAGACAAATAATTGCTGCTACGTTGCAATGTGGTGAACACTGGCTTTTCCGCTGCATCTGCTTGTTGCATAGTATGTCACTGTAGTTGCTAGTTTGGCactgtaaatgtttttataCAGTCACGTTGAAGGATGCAGCCCTTAGACACCACCACAATGTATTTCAAATAGTACAATGAATCAAATACAATGAATAGTATAATGAAGATGTGATTGAAGACAGCCTGCGTGAAAATGTCATTTAGGAATTACACCTGTTTTATATAAACTACTTCCATTCCATTCTCAGTGGCAcaaaactacagtggaacctcggttagcgtccgacCCGGTatgcgtgtttttcagttgacGTCAAAAATTTATGGCcgcattttgcctctgtttgcatacattttccggtgagcgtacaatatggcgcacgtcttaTCGCGTTGTTAATACACCGCTGGAGTCCAACTGTATTCTTAacccattcaatcccagccatttttcaaaagacaaccccttcagtaccggccatttttgacggttttgactgatctttcaaagcgcacggaatattgtgttctatggctatatgaacatggaacgtaccaaaagaaagattagactcctgtctttcatcagaaaaaaaagtttgtttctaccttatTCCGTTCTTTTGTAATCATcagtagaacattggtaagtttcaggaaaatatcagttcctgactagaaaagggagaaaaccagctttttgtgaaacgatacacttagacacaaatatttttgtcacagctcaaatatctaaaaacCATACcagcataaacaatacaaaaaagggttgttttacatcaaaataacaatttatttacaaacataacaccaggaactatttacaattttcacatttggaactgaactatgtgtgcgcgtgcgtgtgcatgcgttcaaaTTTCCTTATAATGCGTAACCTCCTGCACGCTACACCCCTTCACACTCTCATTTCTTCCCGTCGTGTGTTTTTCCCGTTCACGTGACCTtcgccgagctcttatcaaatgcaattttgccactttgtggtcgtttttatggcttaaaattgcccTGAAGTGAAATCCGTTAGTGCGGAGTTGCATCCTCTTtatgcctctcgcacaaaaaatgtaaaagatgtgtgaatatgttgttcggattgggcgttcgggtttctaaaaacatataactacgtcattggtattgaatgagttaatgtgtttttatcacaaatgtccttgttagcatagctTGCTCATAAAATGGCAACAGTAAACAATAGTCTGCTTGTTGTCCATCAGCGGTTAACTCTCTcataaatgttaacacaaaacatgtttttatagctttacaataagaaaacaattttaaaatgcatgtaaatgacaaatgaagggggtaaaggaacatttaaggttatgtttcccttcattgaagacgcgGCTGTCAAACTTTAGCCACCATAAAACCCACAGCAAAGTACATTCACATAACAAGCCTGTCTCTATTTCTTTTTCAAAGGGACAATTTATTGAATAAACTTATGATTCCTAATTGTAAGAACTAAGAGTCCAGTTTTCTGAGGATACATCACAAATCTTGATATAAGGAGACCAATAAAAAGGTGGAGGGGTTCGTTGGGATCTGTAAACGTTTGTTGTTTCTGTGAGGCCTCTGAAGGATCATCACGCTGAAGCACACACAGGTTGAAGCAGCATTGCAAATAACGTCAGTGGTTCCCACTTTACGTTTCTGGCGAATACAAACATTTGAGTGTCCTGGGCTCGATTATTAAAACGCACAAACACTTAAAATGTGGACAATTAAACTTATAAATCAacaaaagtacttttttttcgttcttcttctttttttctttctttctgcccTAATTTTAATCTGATCCACAAGGCCAAACACGCAAATGTTTAAGAAAAGTTCTAGTAAATAAATGCATTGTCGTCATTGTCTATGATACAATGGTCCGATTTGGGGAAAAACTGCCATGCTACTCTACAACCAGTAGAACTGTAACTGATATTAAAGACCCTCTGTGCAATCACTTAATATATGATCCTCTGttgcatattaaaaaaagatggaCGTTGTCAGCGTCCAAATCTTGTCAAGGCTTTAACAATCTCAGCCAAATGGCGCTTGGATGTCAGTGTAAACGTCGCGTGTCATTGCGAAAGTAGAGTCCACGTCCCAAATATTTGCATACAACTGCCCACAAAGAAAGTATTTCGGTCAAGACATACGTGAAGGTGCTGTGCTGTTCGGAAGTACCCAAGCAGCTATTAACTCAGTAAATCAGTATACCAGGGTTGGCCAACATGGCGACGGTGGTCACCTGGACCACATATCCATAAAGTTGTAGGACTATATACAAATTGTTGGTACCATACATGCCAAAGAAGAAACACAAGGATTGCTCAAAGAATGGGAAACTGACAAAAGcgatacagaaaaaaacactaaaaatgaACGAATACAAGTCAGACCTTACTTTTGAataggctgtcaaagttaatgcgGATGAATCTGTCATCATTAATCTTACGGTACTTGAAAATTTTAACGCAATTAACCCATCTGCAGTGCATAGTGTCTCAAAATACTTGAAACATCTCTGGCAATGAATTTCATCAAAAGTGTTAATGGTTTGACAGCACTACTTCTGAATAATGTAAGGATACTGGTCTGGTTGTGTTGTACAAGTTGATATTCGGAATTGtggtgtttgtgaatgcaccttggcatgagtgtgattggtggataaggGGGAAGTGTGGTGGTTGGAGTTGAGCGCTGCGGAACAGTGTTCATTTTGCTGACTAATCATTTTTGTCATAGTTTTTGTCAATGacgaaaaatggaaaaaaaaaatagcaatctCTGCAATAACAGCAGTAAGCATAACATATGAAAATAATAACAGATAATTGTGCAAATGTCACTTCTCTTCCATTGTCAGGATGACTCACCTTTTTAGCGGCGGATAATTGCGCCGCGTGGTTTACACATTGTCTTGTTCTCCGTAGCGTCAACCGTGAAATGTGTCCATATGTCTACTCTTCTCTGTCTCCCAGGCGTAAAGATATTGCAGCGTGTAACGTGTTACAATATTGCAGCATAcagtacgttttttttttgtttttttttttacagtggaaACTCCAAAAGCCCTACCTTTCAAAGACAGTAGTTCTCCGTAAACGCACCCCACCCCCTCTCCCACACGCATCTAATACTGCTGTGAGTggatgtacagttgtccctcgccatgtcgtgcttcgaattttgtggcttcacaatatcacggtttttcaaaaatgtatgctcttttgtggttgaatacggcctattagtaaaaacatatccatatttaagcaaaagttatgtattttttccctatattatgcattttcaagcataaaaatggctaaatgaaataaattacaaatagaaggcattcagaaaacgcattcaaagacattgtgatgatatgtagtattttacactagtcactaggtaaAATATTACGGTAATGTGCGGTGAGAcacgcaagcaccagacttgatcgccagaacaacaggcttttattgcaggtctgaatgatctcacaacaggcacaataatccctaacatggggtACTGTTGCACCAAGCTAACCCATGCGAAGCTACAACtccactctgaacccccgacgccacttcctgtctgcccgtcACTCAGCTccactagggaacacatttacagcaacacgcgagcacaagtcttatttatgtcttaaatggcctaTGTTCtcgtatgtctactatattgggtaataggagtataaaggtgaatAAAGGGGTGtcatttaatgtctagagggctctaaggtgttaaacaggttttctatgctgaaaCTACAcaattattccatttataaatatggaatcctCTTTgcgggtatggaaccaattcactgcgataaatgagggattactgtattcctaACTTCTTCCTTCCGGCTACAAAACAAAATcagatattgtcaacatttgggTCTCGTTTTCATTCATTGATGAAACTGTCACGTCATTGGTCATAGTTTTTGTcaatatgcatttgttttgattaattACCTTCtcattttttgggaaaaagGTTGTTAACAAAAGTTTATAACGAAAATTATTTATTAACGAAATTAACACTGGTTTGTCCGTCAGGCATCTGAAGTGTTAAAAAGCAGTGAGgccattttttctttgtttggacTCAGCCTGGCTCTGTCAACGCTGCGCCGGGACTAACTTTTTAACGTTTCCTCTTCCCAACTAAGGAACTATCCGTCCGGTGAGGAGGACTTTTTATGACCCGGCCTCAGCCCCAGGACAGGGCTGGCAGTGGGAGTGGGAAAATGATGCGGGTTCTTGGACGCCCTATGATGTTGAGGTGGGCATCGCCATCGAGAATGCTCACAGCCGCCAGCAACCCTGCCTTGACCTGACACCTCTTGGCTTTTGCTACCTCATTGATTTGCAGAACATGACGCAGGTGTGATAAAATTTGTGCGTTTCTGGCACAagtcattaaaatgttttactcACTTAAGCTTTGCAACCTGCATGAATGACTTATctgcttgtttttgtgtttgttcagGTCAATAGACAGAGTCAGAGGTGTCGAAGGATACAGCGGCGTGTTGACATGGCCTACCCGCTAGTGTCTGGGCCACTCCCATTgccaaaaggaggaggaggcgtaGGTGGAGGCGGGCTAACAGGTGCCCTGCTAGGTGTTGGAGTATCAGGGGTCAGCATGGGAACTGTAAGCTCTGTTTACCCGAATGGGGGCATTATGACGACTGGACTGGGCCAGCCTTGTTCCTGCCAACAATGCATGCTCGTCTTCAATGTCAAAACAAACACAGGGGGAGCAGGAGCAGGGATACAAACTCTAGGTAGACGCGCGCTCACCATGCAACGGCCCAAGAACTCAGCATCCACCACCTTGAAACCCCTGAATCCATCCAAATCAGCCACACTTGGGAGAGGACAGCACCAGAAGTCCAACTCCTATCAGACGCTGCCAAATGGCCTTGCCATCTCTAAAAACACTGCGTCTCCAAGACGAAATTCCCAGTCGTTTGCCCAGTCACTAGCTGCCCTCACAGCAGGGACCTCCACGCTAGGTATCTCCTCATCTTCCAATAGGCCGCCTCCTCCATCTCTCCCACCCCCCCAGCCGCCGTCATCGAACATGACTGTGAACCCTTCGACCATTCCAGCCAAGCAGCATTCCTCATCTTCAGCCAATGAATCAGTGCCAACTGCCACATTAATTACCCCAGCCAGCACTGTGACCACGCCCCCATCCCCTTTGCCATCTCCATCGCTAGTGGTGATGAAGCCCCAGCGGGCTCCATCCGCAGCTAAAGTGTGCCATGCCCCGTTACCGCAGAGATCAAGCTTAGCTGGGCTGAGTAGACCAGCATTGCAGAGGATCGCCATGGCCCAGTCAAGAGCACTAATAGCATCAGGGTGAGTGGAAAAAAACTTTATCAAATAACTTCCATGACTTATGAAGGGTAAAGATGCGTTTAAAGcatcaatacattttattgaacagaaatgtttttacaATATAAACATAATTGTGGTGAAGACAAACATACACATTAGTTTGGACAAAGCCATTCAAGCTGTAAAATAATACAAGGACACAGGTTTCTCAAAAATTCTCAACTTAAGATGAAATTGATTTTGTGTTTCATATTATTTAGGCTACGCCTACACTAACATACCTTTTCAAAAATGCGCATTTCCCCTACTTCGGTggacttctaaaaaaaaaaaaaaaaaaaaaaaaaaaagtctgtcgtCCACATAACACATTTACCAGCGCTCGTGCGCATTCCGATCGAGGCTTATTGGGAGTAAGTATGCTGCTTATGCTGCTTTTACTGTCCATTTCACAGGAGCAgaatcctttcacatgttcaaagaaaccatctttatccttcacgTTGCTTGCTGCGTTTCAGCAGCTTCGACTGTGCATGCAGCCAATGTGGATTTCTCCACTGTGCATCTGACATTATCTAATgtgactttcacttttacatGCTGCCTCACTTCCTTCAGGTTTCAGAAAACTTTATATATCCCCAAAGGAGCAATTCATTTGTATCTTACAA contains:
- the LOC129182181 gene encoding E3 ubiquitin-protein ligase DTX4-like isoform X1, producing MANSNTMLVASAVVVWEWLNEHGRWRPYSSVVSHQIEAAIRSGDTRGGSVILGQVESRLSPYIIDLQSMHQFRQDTGTIRPVRRTFYDPASAPGQGWQWEWENDAGSWTPYDVEVGIAIENAHSRQQPCLDLTPLGFCYLIDLQNMTQVNRQSQRCRRIQRRVDMAYPLVSGPLPLPKGGGGVGGGGLTGALLGVGVSGVSMGTVSSVYPNGGIMTTGLGQPCSCQQCMLVFNVKTNTGGAGAGIQTLGRRALTMQRPKNSASTTLKPLNPSKSATLGRGQHQKSNSYQTLPNGLAISKNTASPRRNSQSFAQSLAALTAGTSTLGISSSSNRPPPPSLPPPQPPSSNMTVNPSTIPAKQHSSSSANESVPTATLITPASTVTTPPSPLPSPSLVVMKPQRAPSAAKVCHAPLPQRSSLAGLSRPALQRIAMAQSRALIASGVPTVPVKNLNGSSPVHPALAGITGILMSAAALPVCLTRPPKLVLHPPPVSKSDIKPVPGFGHCCRKTTKKQARKGKTPEEVVKKYLQKVKSPPDEDCTICMEPLGGPSGYKGPGVGPVSRAESVGRLAQCGHQYHFQCLVAMYNNGNKDGSLQCPTCKTIYGVKTGSQPAGKMEYHIIPHSLPGHPDCKTIRIIYNIPPGIQGPEHPNPGKPFTARGFPRHCYLPDSEKGRKVLRLLLVAWDRRLIFSVGTSSTTGESDTVIWNEVHHKTEFGSNLTGHGFPDPGHLDNVLDELRAQGITEDDGLTEK
- the LOC129182181 gene encoding E3 ubiquitin-protein ligase DTX4-like isoform X2; translation: MLVASAVVVWEWLNEHGRWRPYSSVVSHQIEAAIRSGDTRGGSVILGQVESRLSPYIIDLQSMHQFRQDTGTIRPVRRTFYDPASAPGQGWQWEWENDAGSWTPYDVEVGIAIENAHSRQQPCLDLTPLGFCYLIDLQNMTQVNRQSQRCRRIQRRVDMAYPLVSGPLPLPKGGGGVGGGGLTGALLGVGVSGVSMGTVSSVYPNGGIMTTGLGQPCSCQQCMLVFNVKTNTGGAGAGIQTLGRRALTMQRPKNSASTTLKPLNPSKSATLGRGQHQKSNSYQTLPNGLAISKNTASPRRNSQSFAQSLAALTAGTSTLGISSSSNRPPPPSLPPPQPPSSNMTVNPSTIPAKQHSSSSANESVPTATLITPASTVTTPPSPLPSPSLVVMKPQRAPSAAKVCHAPLPQRSSLAGLSRPALQRIAMAQSRALIASGVPTVPVKNLNGSSPVHPALAGITGILMSAAALPVCLTRPPKLVLHPPPVSKSDIKPVPGFGHCCRKTTKKQARKGKTPEEVVKKYLQKVKSPPDEDCTICMEPLGGPSGYKGPGVGPVSRAESVGRLAQCGHQYHFQCLVAMYNNGNKDGSLQCPTCKTIYGVKTGSQPAGKMEYHIIPHSLPGHPDCKTIRIIYNIPPGIQGPEHPNPGKPFTARGFPRHCYLPDSEKGRKVLRLLLVAWDRRLIFSVGTSSTTGESDTVIWNEVHHKTEFGSNLTGHGFPDPGHLDNVLDELRAQGITEDDGLTEK